The following nucleotide sequence is from Corynebacterium hindlerae.
GCCATCAGATTGATGTAGTAATCCGTGGTGGTCACATCTGCAGTGAACGGCAGCTGTACTGCCTTGCTGGGGTCCTTATCTAGCATGACCAGTGCATCTGACGAACCATTAAACGTGACCGTGACGGTGCGTGCCTTTTTGTCATACTTCAGGCCAGAGCTGGTCCAATACTTCGCATAATCAGTACTGCCCAGTACGACATTAGGGGTGAGTTTCGCAAACTTAGGGTTTGAGGGCGCCCGATCTCCCTGCTTGGCAGGTGGAGTGCTACTAGTGACGACACTGCTCGTGGCAGGAGGCTGTGCCACAGGCTCAGTGACTTTACTGTCATCCGTAGATGTACAACCGGCAATGGCGGCACAGGTGAGCAGCGCACTAGCAATGACAATCGCCCGCATGGGGATTCCCTTCAGTTCGCTGAAATTACCAGCTATTAAAACCTGAAACTGTAGGAGGTGCAGAGCTATTAATAGAAATGTTATCTAGCTGGTAGCGCGCTCCCGCCACGCCGGTGGAACGTACACACACGTGGGGTCAGAGGCGCTGATGTCCCTGGTCAACGCATAAGCCGTGGAACGAGAACCACCGCAGACATGGTGGAACTCGCACACCGAGCATTTGCCATGCCAATGATCTGGGTCGCGGAGCTTCTTGAACACGGGCGAATTGGTGTAAATATCGTGGAAATCCTGCTCCTTTACGTTGCCACAGTGCAGTGGCAAGAACCCGTTGGGGTAGACGTCGCCAATGTGATCAATGAATGCGAAACCGGAGCCCGAGTTCACCGCCATCGGGGCGCGCGGCGGGCGGGGATGCTCAGGAACAGCGCCCAACAGCTCAGTAGTCTTTGCAGTGAGTTCCTCATACAGCGGGCCACCTTCAAAGGGAACCCCTTGCTGATTTTGGATCACCACTCGACGGTACTGCGGTGCTTCGGTCGTCTTGATGGCGATGCGGTTGGAGACATCCGCCAGCCAGTGCAACACATCTTCGCGCTCGTCCGGGCTCAGGGCATCGAGGTCCGCGCCTCGGCCTGTGGGAACCAGGAAGAACACGTACCACATCTTTGCGCCCATTCCCATAACGGTTTTGAGTAGCGC
It contains:
- a CDS encoding TIGR04053 family radical SAM/SPASM domain-containing protein, translated to MSHAPVVRTVRHDINTKPFIVIWEVTRACGLVCKHCRADAQHEPNPNQLTLEEGKKLLENLASYEKPLPLVVLTGGDPFERDDLEELTRYGTSLGLNMSLSPSVTPKLTPERIHALREAGGKAMSMSLDGATAQTHDAFRGFSGTFDKTVAMAPVINEAGYRLQINSTLTKKNIHEAPALLKTVMGMGAKMWYVFFLVPTGRGADLDALSPDEREDVLHWLADVSNRIAIKTTEAPQYRRVVIQNQQGVPFEGGPLYEELTAKTTELLGAVPEHPRPPRAPMAVNSGSGFAFIDHIGDVYPNGFLPLHCGNVKEQDFHDIYTNSPVFKKLRDPDHWHGKCSVCEFHHVCGGSRSTAYALTRDISASDPTCVYVPPAWRERATS